One Rosa chinensis cultivar Old Blush chromosome 5, RchiOBHm-V2, whole genome shotgun sequence genomic region harbors:
- the LOC112166738 gene encoding vacuolar protein sorting-associated protein 2 homolog 2, protein MNLNIFKKKTSPKEALRSSKRDMAVATRGIEREISSLQLEEKKLVAEIKKTAKTGNEAATKILARQLVRLRQQITNLQGSRAQIRGVATHTQALYASTSISTGMKGATKAMVAMNKEMQPAKQIKVIREFQKQSAQMDMTIEMMSESIDETLDKDEAEEETEELTNQVLDEIGVDIASQLSSAPKGKIGSRNGENVAPRNAANVVPKSSESPDVEDLEKRLASLRRI, encoded by the exons ATGAACCTGAACATCTTCAAGAAGAAGACCTCCCCTAAAG AGGCTCTGAGGTCCAGCAAAAGAGACATGGCTGTTGCTACCAGAG GCATTGAACGCGAGATTTCGTCTCTTCAGTTGGAG GAAAAGAAATTGGTGGCAGAGATCAAGAAAACAGCTAAAACTGGAAATGAG GCTGCCACAAAAATCCTGGCTCGCCAACTTGTTAGGCTACGTCAACAGATTACCAACTTGCAAGGAAGCCGTGCCCAAATAAGAGGCGTAGCTACTCATACACAG GCATTATATGCAAGCACTTCAATTTCCACAGGCATGAAAGGTGCAACTAAAGCAATGGTGGCAATGAACAAG GaaatgcaacctgcaaaacaaattaaagtgATCAGAGAATTCCAGAAGCAGTCAGCACAAATGGACATGACG ATTGAAATGATGTCAGAGTCCATTGATGAGACCTTAGACAAAGATGAGGCTGAAGAGGAAACAGAGGAGCTCACTAACCAG GTTCTCGATGAGATTGGTGTTGATATTGCATCCCAG TTATCTTCAGCTCCAAAAGGCAAGATTGGATCAAGAAATGGTGAAAATGTTGCACCAAGGAATGCTGCAAATGTTGTTCCGAAGAG TTCTGAATCTCCTGATGTTGAGGATCTTGAGAAGAGATTGGCCTCTCTGCGACGCATATGA